The nucleotide window AAGCGTCATGAGTTCCTGTATCGAGCCATGCCATACCGCGTCCGAGTTTATTTACCTTTAATGAATTCTCTTTTAAATACATTTTATTTACTGAAGTAATTTCCAGCTCTCCCCGTTTCGACGGCTTTACATTTTTTGCTTTTTTTATTACGGAATTGTCATAAAAATACAATCCCGTTATTGCATAGTCGGACTTAGGATTCTCAGGTTTTTCTTCCAATGAAGTTACATTGTCGTTTTTATCAAATCCCACTACTCCATAAGCTGTCGAATCCTTTACCGGATACCCGAATATCACAGCCCCGTTTTCCAATTTTGCTGTTTCTTCCAATAGTCCTGAAAAGCCATTTCCGTAAAAAAGATTGTCTCCGAGTATGAGAGCAACATTATCACTTCCTATAAATTTTTCTCCTATCAAAAATGCTTCTGCCAGTCCGTTAGGTTCTTCCTGTATTTCATATTCTATCTTTAATCCTAATCCGTCTCCGTTTCCCAACAATTCTTTAAAAATCGGCAAATCTCTGCATGTAGAGATTATAAGAATTTCCCTTATATCTGCAAGCATCAGAACAGATAACGGATAATATATCATGGGTTTATCATATATCGGAAGTATCTGTTTTGAAATAGAAACTGTCAACGGATGAAGTCTTGTACCTCTTCCTCCTGCAAGAATAATTCCTTTCATAAAAATATTCTCCTAAGTTTTAAATATTCACTTTTATTCTATAACAGTTCTCAATATTTGGAGATCTCCTTTTAATGTTACATTCATATGAGGAGGAACAAGTATCGATTCTCCTTTTCTGATTTCCAGTGAGTAATCATCCTGATTTATTGTTCCTTTTCCTTCCAAAATAGAGTAAATAATCATACTTTCATTATTTCTGTCGTCAAAAGTTTTGTTTATTTTGATTTTATCAATAGAATAATATTTTTTTCTTATTAAATTTTTTCTTGTTTCATTTTCTTTGAAGTCAGTATTTACAATATTCACTTTTCTGTCAAAATCGATAGTATCTGCAGACTCTTTAATATGCAGTTTTCTCTTCACACCGTTTTCAATTCTGTCAAAATCATAAATTCTGTAAGTAATATCGGAATTTTCCTGTATTTCAGCAAAAAGCACACTTCCTTTCAGTGAAGCGTGTACCGTTCCCGGCACAATATCAATAAAATCTCCTTTTTTAACAGACTTTTCTTCAAACATTCCTTCAAAATCATTATTTTCGGCTTTTGTTAAAAACTGTTCTTTCGTAATTCCCGGTTTCATTCCCATTATAAGAACGGCATCGTCGCTTGCTTCCATAATATACCATGATTCACTTTTTCCCAATTCATTATGATTTTTCAAAGCCGTTTCATCATCGGGATGAACCTGTATGGACAGTCTGTCATTTACATCAAGATATTTAATAAGTAAAGGAAATCTGTCTTTGTATTCATTGTAAACTTTATTTCCTACAAGTTTTTCTTTATACTCATCGTAAACTTCCTGTAAAGTTTTACCTGCAAGTTCTCCGTTTTCAACGATACTCATTCCGTTGGGATGAGCCGATATTTCCCAGGATTCACCTATTTTCTTATTTTCAGGAAGTTTCATATTCAGTTTTGTCTCAAATTCCCGTCCTCCCCAGACTTTTTCAATAAATACTTTCTTAAATTTTAACGGATACAGCATTTTTCCTCCTAATTAAAGCGTTATATTCTTATTTCCCTTTTCCGAATAATACTATTTTTGCTGTTTTCATAATTGTCAGAACATCCATTATTAAATCCTGATTTTTTAAATAGTATAAATCATATTCGAGTTTTTTCTTTGCATCTTCCGCACTTTCCCCGTAAGGATACATCACCTGTGCCCATCCTGTAATTCCGGGTTTTATCATATGTCTTAAATTATAATAAGGTATTTTTTCATTGTATTCTTCTGCAAGTAAATCCCATTCGGGTCTTGGACCTACAAAACTCATTGTTCCTTTCACAATACAGAACAACTGAGGCAATTCGTCTATTCTTGTCTTTCTTATAAAGTTTCCGAAAGGAGTTACTCTGTCATCATCATCTTTTGTATATTTGGGATATTTTGTACTGTCATGTATTTTCATACTTCTGAATTTGTATATTTTAAATTTTTTCATATTCTGACCTATACGGACCTGTTTAAATATAACGGGACCCGGCGATTCGAGTTTTATTATTATTGCAGTTATAAGTGCTATCGGAGATAATACTATCATTAAAATAAATGCTATTATCAGATCCAGTCCCCTTTTAATGTTTCTCTGGCTTTCATTACTTAATATATCAAAGCCGTTTGATTCCAGAAGCCATTCTTCATCTATCTGATTTATATCTATTTTTTTTTGTATACTCTCGTTAAATTCTTCGTAACTGAGAACTTTCAAACCATTTATTTTCAAATCGAAAATTCTTTTCAGATATTCTTTAAAACTCTCACTTTTTATATCTTTAACTATTACCAGAGCATCTATTTCCTTTTCTTTAATTATTTTTTCCATCTCATCATATCTTCCGACAAGATATTCTGTCGCTTTGTTTTTATTATTTGAAATATATCCTATATATTCATAGTCCGGGCTGTTTATCAAATCTTTCTGAACATTGTTCACTATATGATTGGAGCCGAAAATAAGGACTCTCTGTTTTTTCACATGTTTTAAACATATCTGTCTTCTGAATATTACCTGAAAAATGAAAATTATTGAAAAAATTAAAAATATATCCCAGTCTCTTAAAAAAACAAATATTATAATGGAAAATATAAAATCTATTCCTAAATTTATAAACACGTCTTTATATCTGAATCTTTCAGCATAAAAATCAAGTTGTCCGAATACAAATTCCGTAAAAATGAAAATCATAAACAGGAAATTTGTCAAATATTTTATAGAATAACCGAAGTTATTTAAAAGTATATTGTAAATTATATACAGGACTATTATGTAAATTCCCGATATTTTTGTGTTTTTCTCAATTTTCATAAATTTCCTCTTCTTAAAAATTTATAAAATCTTTTGTTGAATTATATCACTTTTTCTTTATATTTACAACTCGAAGTATTATTTTTTCTTTAAATCTGCTCATTGTACCATTTTCTTTTGCTTTTCAAGCTAATAAATGATACAATACTTTTACAATATAAATTATAAGGAGCGATAATAATGAAAAAATTATATAATACAGGATATTA belongs to Pseudoleptotrichia goodfellowii and includes:
- a CDS encoding type I phosphomannose isomerase catalytic subunit; the protein is MLYPLKFKKVFIEKVWGGREFETKLNMKLPENKKIGESWEISAHPNGMSIVENGELAGKTLQEVYDEYKEKLVGNKVYNEYKDRFPLLIKYLDVNDRLSIQVHPDDETALKNHNELGKSESWYIMEASDDAVLIMGMKPGITKEQFLTKAENNDFEGMFEEKSVKKGDFIDIVPGTVHASLKGSVLFAEIQENSDITYRIYDFDRIENGVKRKLHIKESADTIDFDRKVNIVNTDFKENETRKNLIRKKYYSIDKIKINKTFDDRNNESMIIYSILEGKGTINQDDYSLEIRKGESILVPPHMNVTLKGDLQILRTVIE
- the rfbA gene encoding glucose-1-phosphate thymidylyltransferase RfbA — encoded protein: MKGIILAGGRGTRLHPLTVSISKQILPIYDKPMIYYPLSVLMLADIREILIISTCRDLPIFKELLGNGDGLGLKIEYEIQEEPNGLAEAFLIGEKFIGSDNVALILGDNLFYGNGFSGLLEETAKLENGAVIFGYPVKDSTAYGVVGFDKNDNVTSLEEKPENPKSDYAITGLYFYDNSVIKKAKNVKPSKRGELEITSVNKMYLKENSLKVNKLGRGMAWLDTGTHDALLEAANFVEAIQKRQGFYVACIEEIAYNKGWIEKREIMEKAGIMKNTEYGKYLKSLIK
- a CDS encoding sugar transferase, translated to MKIEKNTKISGIYIIVLYIIYNILLNNFGYSIKYLTNFLFMIFIFTEFVFGQLDFYAERFRYKDVFINLGIDFIFSIIIFVFLRDWDIFLIFSIIFIFQVIFRRQICLKHVKKQRVLIFGSNHIVNNVQKDLINSPDYEYIGYISNNKNKATEYLVGRYDEMEKIIKEKEIDALVIVKDIKSESFKEYLKRIFDLKINGLKVLSYEEFNESIQKKIDINQIDEEWLLESNGFDILSNESQRNIKRGLDLIIAFILMIVLSPIALITAIIIKLESPGPVIFKQVRIGQNMKKFKIYKFRSMKIHDSTKYPKYTKDDDDRVTPFGNFIRKTRIDELPQLFCIVKGTMSFVGPRPEWDLLAEEYNEKIPYYNLRHMIKPGITGWAQVMYPYGESAEDAKKKLEYDLYYLKNQDLIMDVLTIMKTAKIVLFGKGK